In the genome of Deltaproteobacteria bacterium, the window TCGCCGCGACCCAGACCTGGTACCGCGACATGCTGGGCCTCGAGATCGCCTGGACCCGCGGCGACGGCTTCGGCGCCGTGCGCGCGAACGGCGCCGAGCTCTTCTTCGCGAAGACCCCCGAGCCGCGCCCCCCCGCGACCTGCTGCGTACTCGTCGACGATGCCGACTTCGTCTACGCCGTCTGCCGCGAGCACGACGTCCCGATCGAAGAGCCCATCTCGTCCAAGCCCTGGGGCATGCGCGAGTTCAGCATCCGCGATCCGAACGGCCACCTGCTGCGCATCGGCCACTCGACTCGGAGGTAAGCCGGAAAAAAGCGACCCCTTCCCGCGAGCATCGCGTAAGCTCGTGCGGATGAAGCGCCGCTGCCTCGTGACCCTGACTCTCGCGCTCGCGTGTCTTGCCGCGGCGAGTGCGAGCGCGCAGGCGGAGCCCCCGGCCGATGCCTTGGTCGGCGAGGTTCCGTTCCTGACTCACTCGGAGACGAACCGCGTCTTCATCGACCTTGCGCCCGAAGGCAAGCGCCCGTTCCGGCTCCTGCTCGACACGGGCGCATCGGACTCGGTGCTCACTCCGGGCTACGCGCGCGAGCTCGGTGAACCACCCCGGGTTCCCCGGAGACTCGATTAGTTGAGTCCGGCCTCCATGACCGGAGCTTCTTCTCGTC includes:
- a CDS encoding VOC family protein, which codes for MWRTVIPQLPVADVAATQTWYRDMLGLEIAWTRGDGFGAVRANGAELFFAKTPEPRPPATCCVLVDDADFVYAVCREHDVPIEEPISSKPWGMREFSIRDPNGHLLRIGHSTRR